The Hippoglossus hippoglossus isolate fHipHip1 chromosome 19, fHipHip1.pri, whole genome shotgun sequence genome has a segment encoding these proteins:
- the prr35 gene encoding proline-rich protein 35 has protein sequence MSKDDACKVTSATKHKERKPKKPHYIPRPWGKPYNYKCFQCPFTCMEKSHLYNHMKYSLCKNSLSLLIESDWPYKKGNILHPDQLRPFQQAHGLQAPGKEELEQATRTAERQRLRRNVEEEGEDRENQRLEEEEEGGKSEGAESAGLAKESSSNSRSRGDAAEFVAKKTKQPESELLMADMLSLEDQLLRARSMEVEAQLKHYKLSKACLTAPGLLSEQWRLLASSHTKAKSDGAQPRVSSSIPCYPPPPNLMDYQDPTGLNLSVLGVGYPISPSLFSYMNSAISSPAAGVTAQTHAQLAQLPFLASAAQLMHPASGTHADRALIPPRLYYPFLYEHTFGPASGQSDASKTLKTPTNSLETNPLSGFQPKVNLWKVPALRPGATAGSPTGWVSPQRDSLDQGYRPGDKVQAAAKEGKASWGLKRTGAPLGNHEAPAEKKPAVGFTLDLLKNIQTASTLNMAVDKLPFHNSLQDAQLQTRPTELWYNEPLTSPKSETSSISTCGRPISRDSTAAQTMGDDPSESVGALLSDLSKALQEYQEAERKISHLEKEDLPAQRHLWDHLSKIRSELSHIHQALERTARQSDGPLDLSVKRDSTNLVGDQGSREEGSLKGNSTETEEDEDEELEERKEEEEDESERKAMKASLESRKQSLDMLIKMSQASVVNTEVLSPGGLGIRPSPAEALWPSRTTKCEADSSVLLCPDGRSVVFTDIPASAKTSKRPPSIQRLEAQCPPSPLTATDN, from the exons ATGTCCAAGGACGACGCGTGCAAAGTGACATCTGCCACTAAACACAAGGAGCGCAAGCCCAAGAAGCCCCACTACATTCCCCGGCCATGGGGCAAACCCTACAACTACAAATGCTTCCAGTGTCCCTTCACCTGCATGGAGAAGTCTCACCTGTACAACCACATGAAGTACAGCCTGTGCAAGAACTCCCTGTCTCTGCTCATAGAGTCAGACTGGCCCTATAAGAAGGGCAACATCCTGCACCCGGACCAGCTCCGGCCCTTTCAGCAGGCGCACGGCCTCCAGGCTCCCGGGAAAGAAGAGCTGGAGCAGGCGACGCGGACCGCGGAGAGACAGAGGCTGCGGAGGaacgtggaggaggaaggggaggacaGGGAAAACCAGAGActagaggaggaagaggagggaggaaaaagtgaGGGAGCAGAGAGCGCCGGGCTGGCGAAGGAGAGCTCGAGTAACAGCAGGAGTAGAGGAGATGCTGCAGAGTTCGTAGCCAAGAAAACCAAACAGCCAGAGTCAGAACTTCTGATGGCTGACATGCTCTCCCTAGAAGATCAGCTTCTACGAGCTCGCTCAATGGAAGTAGAGGCCCAGCTTAAACACTACAAGTTATCCAAGGCGTGTCTAACAGCTCCCGGGCTGCTCTCGGAGCAGTGGCGGCTGTTAGCGTCCAGCCACACGAAGGCCAAATCTGATGGAGCTCAGCCCAGAGTGAGCAGCTCGATTCCCTGTTACCCTCCTCCCCCGAACCTGATGGATTACCAGGATCCCACTGGACTCAATCTGTCAGTGCTCGGGGTGGGCTATCCCATCAGCCCCAGCCTCTTCTCCTACATGAACTCAGCCATTTCCAGCCCTGCCGCGGGTGTGACAGCCCAGACCCACGCGCAGCTCGCCCAGCTTCCCTTCCTGGCGTCGGCGGCCCAGCTGATGCACCCAGCCTCTGGCACGCACGCGGACAGGGCTCTCATCCCCCCTCGCCTCTACTACCCGTTCCTGTATGAGCACACGTTCGGACCGGCCTCCGGTCAGAGCGACGCCAGCAAAACGCTCAAGACGCCCACAAACAGTCTCGAAACAAATCCCCTGTCTGGCTTCCAGCCCAAAGTCAATCTGTGGAAAGTGCCAGCTCTGCGGCCTGGCGCCACTGCTGGCTCCCCGACTGGCTGGGTGTCACCTCAGAGAGACTCCCTCGACCAGGGCTACAGGCCGGGGGATAAAGTGCAGGCTGCAGCCAAGGAAGGGAAAGCGAGCTGGGGTCTGAAGAGGACAGGGGCCCCACTGGGGAACCACGAGGCCCCTGCGGAGAAGAAGCCGGCAGTGGGCTTTACTCTGGACCTCCTGAAGAATATTCAGACTGCATCAACTCTGAACATGGCAGTGGACAAACTTCCTTTCCACAACAG TTTACAGGATGCTCAGCTTCAGACCCGGCCCACTGAGCTGTGGTACAACGAACCTCTCACCAGTCCCAAAAGTGAAACATCCTCTATCTCAACATGTGGAAGACCCATCAGCCGAGACTCCACTGCTGCCCAGACTATGGGAGACGATCCCTCGGAGTCAGTGGGTGCTCTGCTGAGTGACCTCTCCAAGGCCCTGCAGGAGTACCAGGAGGCCGAGCGCAAAATCTCCCACCTGGAGAAGGAGGACCTTCCCGCCCAGCGCCACCTCTGGGATCACCTGAGCAAAATCCGCAGCGAACTCTCCCACATACACCAGGCACTGGAGCGGACTGCGCGCCAGAGTGACGGGCCCCTCGACCTCTCAGTCAAGAGGGACTCAACGAATCTGGTTGGCGACCAGGGCTCGAGAGAGGAAGGCAGTCTGAAGGGCAACAGTacagagacggaggaggacgaggacgaggagctggaggagaggaaggaggaagaggaggatgagagcgAGAGGAAGGCGATGAAGGCCTCGCTGGAGAGCCGCAAGCAGTCGTTGGACATGTTGATCAAGATGAGTCAGGCATCGGTGGTAAACACAGAGGTTCTCTCTCCGGGTGGACTCGGCATCAGGCCCAGTCCGGCCGAGGCCTTGTGGCCGAGCAGAACGACAAAGTGTGAGGCAGACTCCAGCGTCCTGCTCTGCCCCGACGGCCGCTCAGTGGTGTTCACCGACATCCCAGCCTCGGCCAAAACCTCAAAGAGACCCCCGTCCATACAACGGCTGGAAGCTCAGTGTCCTCCGAGCCCTCTGACAGCTACTGACAACTAA